The proteins below are encoded in one region of Neisseria bacilliformis:
- a CDS encoding VanZ family protein, translating into MSLPRNKYTALAAAWFALLWYFLLRESGTHAAPPFPHFDKAAHCAAFFAQFWLAARAWLQENRRPPLLPLSAAAIALAAASETAQALFTRSRSGDLLDALADLVGAAAALLLAGKVFRSRNG; encoded by the coding sequence GTGAGCCTGCCGCGCAACAAATACACCGCCCTCGCCGCCGCCTGGTTTGCCCTGCTGTGGTATTTCCTGCTGCGCGAAAGCGGCACACACGCCGCCCCGCCCTTCCCCCACTTCGACAAAGCCGCCCACTGCGCCGCCTTCTTCGCCCAATTCTGGCTCGCCGCCCGCGCATGGTTGCAAGAAAACCGCCGCCCGCCCCTGCTGCCGCTGTCCGCCGCCGCCATCGCCCTTGCCGCCGCCAGCGAAACCGCCCAGGCCCTGTTCACCCGCAGCCGCAGCGGCGACCTGCTCGACGCCCTTGCCGACCTTGTCGGCGCAGCCGCCGCCCTGCTGCTGGCCGGCAAAGTTTTCCGCAGCCGCAACGGTTGA
- the ubiA gene encoding 4-hydroxybenzoate octaprenyltransferase, with translation MNKEKIEAKLRIYTRLMRADKPIGTMLLLWPTLWALWAAAGGMPDIAVLAAFVLGTFLMRSAGCVANDFADRDFDGRVARTKNRPFARGEVSGREALLLILVLCAAAALCLLPLNRLTWLMSLPALFLAFTYPFTKRFFPIPQLYLGLAFSFGIPMAFAAVRGIVPPLAWILFAANVFWTLAYDTAYAMADKPDDLKIGIKTSAITFGRRDAEAVLACHLASTALMAWAGWEMRALWPFWLVFPFALHFQYKQYLAVRTRNRDTCFKAFLDNNRLGAYWFAAVAANFFSIHARELLAASGI, from the coding sequence ATGAACAAAGAAAAAATCGAAGCAAAACTGCGCATTTACACCCGCCTGATGCGTGCCGACAAACCCATAGGCACCATGCTGCTTTTGTGGCCGACGCTGTGGGCCCTGTGGGCGGCGGCCGGCGGCATGCCCGACATCGCCGTCCTTGCCGCCTTCGTGCTCGGCACCTTCCTGATGCGCAGCGCGGGCTGCGTCGCCAACGACTTTGCCGACCGCGATTTCGACGGCCGCGTCGCACGCACGAAAAACCGCCCCTTCGCGCGTGGCGAAGTGTCCGGCAGGGAAGCCCTGCTGCTTATCCTCGTGCTCTGCGCCGCTGCCGCCCTCTGCCTGCTGCCGCTCAACCGCCTCACCTGGCTGATGAGCCTGCCCGCCCTCTTCCTCGCCTTCACCTACCCGTTTACCAAACGCTTCTTCCCCATCCCGCAGCTCTATCTCGGCCTGGCCTTCTCCTTCGGCATCCCCATGGCCTTCGCCGCCGTCAGAGGCATCGTTCCGCCGCTGGCGTGGATACTGTTTGCCGCCAACGTGTTTTGGACACTGGCCTACGACACCGCCTACGCCATGGCCGACAAGCCCGACGACCTAAAAATCGGCATCAAAACCTCCGCCATCACTTTCGGCCGCCGCGACGCCGAAGCCGTCCTCGCCTGCCATCTGGCCTCCACCGCCCTTATGGCCTGGGCCGGCTGGGAAATGCGGGCACTCTGGCCGTTTTGGCTTGTTTTCCCGTTTGCCCTGCATTTCCAATACAAACAATACCTTGCCGTGCGCACCCGCAACAGGGACACCTGCTTTAAAGCCTTTCTCGACAACAACCGCCTCGGCGCGTACTGGTTTGCCGCCGTCGCCGCCAACTTCTTCTCCATCCACGCCCGCGAACTGCTCGCCGCCTCGGGCATATAA
- the orn gene encoding oligoribonuclease → MAQQNANNLCWLDMEMTGLSPETDRIIEVAVIITDSDLNVLAQSPVYAVHQSDEVLDAMDEWCTATHGRTGLTQRVRESQYTEAEVEQNLLDFIAAWIPAQASPMCGNSVHQDRRFMQKYMPRLEAYFHYRNLDVSTLKELAKRWNPAVAKGVVKRGSHKALDDILESIEEMRYYRDHFLKLPQ, encoded by the coding sequence ATGGCGCAACAAAACGCAAACAATCTCTGCTGGCTCGACATGGAAATGACCGGCCTCTCCCCCGAAACCGACCGCATCATCGAAGTGGCCGTCATCATCACCGATTCCGATTTGAACGTATTGGCGCAGTCGCCGGTGTACGCCGTCCACCAGAGCGACGAGGTTTTGGACGCGATGGACGAATGGTGCACCGCCACCCACGGCCGTACCGGCCTGACGCAGCGCGTGCGCGAATCGCAATACACCGAAGCCGAAGTGGAACAAAACCTGCTCGATTTCATCGCCGCGTGGATACCGGCCCAAGCCTCGCCGATGTGCGGCAACTCCGTCCACCAGGACCGCCGCTTCATGCAGAAATACATGCCCCGCCTCGAAGCGTACTTCCACTACCGCAACCTCGACGTGTCCACCCTCAAAGAGCTGGCCAAACGCTGGAATCCCGCCGTGGCCAAAGGCGTGGTCAAACGCGGCTCGCACAAAGCCCTGGACGACATCCTCGAAAGCATCGAAGAAATGCGCTACTACCGCGACCATTTCCTGAAACTGCCGCAATAG
- the hisC gene encoding histidinol-phosphate transaminase, whose protein sequence is MDAIQNLVRENIRNMAAYAVADVPASFVKLDAMELPYRFPEDLRRELAAELAEAQINRYPNPAACGLQPLLRATFDIPEAARIVLGNGSDELIQLLTMLLAKPGAKMLAPEPGFVMYRHNAALFGMEYVGVPLNPDFTLNLDAMLAAIETHRPALVFLACPNNPTGVPFSREDVQAVIDAAPGVVVVDEAYGAFSGGSFLPQAGGAEKLVVLRTLSKIGFAGLRLGYACCHSALAAELAKIVPPYNMNQLSLAAAKFALRHYGWVAEKIDILKHERARLAQELAALPGVRVFPSEANFLTARVPDAASVFDTLKANGILIKKLHGAHPLLEGCLRFTVGTPEQNRQVLAVLKTVF, encoded by the coding sequence ATGGACGCAATACAAAATCTTGTCCGAGAAAATATCAGAAACATGGCGGCCTATGCCGTGGCCGACGTGCCCGCTTCCTTCGTCAAACTCGACGCCATGGAGCTGCCCTACCGCTTTCCCGAAGACCTGCGCCGCGAGCTGGCAGCCGAGCTGGCGGAGGCGCAAATCAACCGCTATCCCAACCCCGCCGCCTGCGGTTTGCAGCCGTTGCTGCGCGCCACCTTCGATATCCCCGAAGCGGCGCGGATTGTGCTGGGCAACGGCTCGGACGAACTGATCCAGCTTCTGACCATGCTGCTGGCCAAGCCCGGCGCGAAGATGCTCGCCCCCGAGCCCGGCTTTGTGATGTACCGCCACAACGCCGCGCTGTTCGGCATGGAATATGTCGGCGTGCCGCTGAACCCCGATTTCACGCTGAATTTGGATGCCATGCTGGCCGCCATCGAAACCCACCGCCCCGCGCTGGTGTTTCTCGCCTGCCCGAACAACCCCACCGGCGTGCCGTTTTCCCGCGAAGACGTGCAGGCGGTGATCGACGCCGCGCCGGGCGTGGTGGTGGTCGACGAAGCCTACGGCGCGTTCAGCGGCGGCAGCTTCCTGCCGCAGGCGGGCGGCGCGGAAAAACTGGTGGTGCTGCGCACATTGAGCAAAATCGGCTTCGCCGGCCTGCGGCTGGGCTACGCCTGCTGCCATTCCGCGCTGGCGGCCGAGCTGGCGAAAATCGTGCCGCCCTACAATATGAACCAGCTCAGCCTTGCCGCCGCCAAATTCGCCCTGCGCCATTACGGCTGGGTGGCGGAAAAAATCGACATTTTGAAACACGAACGCGCCCGGCTGGCGCAAGAGCTGGCCGCGCTGCCCGGCGTGCGCGTCTTCCCCAGCGAGGCCAATTTCCTCACCGCGCGCGTGCCCGATGCCGCTTCGGTGTTCGACACACTCAAAGCAAACGGCATCCTGATCAAAAAACTGCACGGCGCACATCCGCTTTTGGAAGGCTGCCTGCGCTTCACCGTCGGCACGCCCGAGCAAAACCGGCAGGTGCTTGCCGTGTTAAAAACCGTTTTTTAA
- a CDS encoding primosomal protein N' yields the protein MIYHRIALNTPLSDGLLTYAHPAPLPLGTRVAVPFRNRTVAGIVWETDIAPDIAPAKILPVQTAFADEMPLPEHWRGLIAFASRYYHYPLGQAVSIALPQGLKEAEAVAMPQPPLFYRLNEAGRLQEPPPARFHKKAALWQALLSDGLSMAELKKTNAQAAKLIEEWAQHGWIDSHTAGKPVLRSSEHVLNAAQQAASQSIQTAFGRFQPFLLYGITGSGKTEVYFDVMEKVLAAGRQVLFLLPEINLTPQLLARVSARFGDVPAAVLHSQTAAGRRTQDYLRAMTGQAKLVIGTRLAVFAPLPDLGLIVVDEEHDGSFKQDNELRYHARDLAVWRAQQSGCPVVLGSATPSLESWHKAQSGAYRLLELAERANPAAKPPQVEILNVGRLKLDNGFSPQALKLLKDNFEAGGMSLVYLNRRGFAPVLFCGDCGHTFGCPNCSAKMVLHQRARQMRCHHCDHRAAIPFKCPECGNQDLTAVGHGTQRVEETLRAFLPQASVVRVDRDSTSHKNDWAELYRRIGEGGIDILVGTQMLAKGHDFARLNLVIVLNADGSLYSADFRAPERLFAELMQVSGRAGRADTPGRVLIQTQIPEHAVFAAVKAQDYRLFADTELAERKLFAMPPFGFQTAIRADAPAVAEAMAFLNEIRDSLAPHLPEGVTQFGAAPMLMVRLAERERAQIFLESPSRKALHQAVSMWTDALKAKRDGKIRWSVDVDPQEM from the coding sequence ATGATTTACCACCGCATCGCCCTCAACACGCCGCTTTCAGACGGCCTGCTCACTTATGCCCACCCTGCCCCGCTGCCTTTGGGCACGCGCGTGGCCGTGCCGTTTCGCAACCGCACGGTGGCGGGCATTGTGTGGGAAACCGACATCGCGCCCGACATCGCGCCCGCGAAAATTCTACCCGTTCAGACGGCCTTTGCCGACGAAATGCCGCTGCCGGAACACTGGCGCGGCCTGATTGCTTTTGCCTCGCGCTATTACCACTATCCGCTCGGGCAGGCGGTGTCGATCGCGCTGCCACAGGGTTTGAAAGAGGCCGAAGCGGTGGCCATGCCGCAGCCGCCGTTGTTTTACCGTTTGAACGAAGCGGGCAGACTGCAAGAGCCGCCCCCTGCGCGTTTTCACAAAAAAGCTGCCTTGTGGCAGGCTCTGCTTTCAGACGGCCTTTCAATGGCGGAACTCAAAAAAACCAACGCGCAGGCGGCCAAGTTGATTGAGGAATGGGCGCAACACGGCTGGATAGACAGCCATACGGCGGGCAAACCGGTGTTGAGGTCGTCTGAACACGTGTTAAACGCCGCGCAACAAGCCGCCTCGCAAAGCATTCAGACGGCCTTCGGGCGTTTCCAGCCCTTTTTGCTTTACGGCATCACGGGCAGCGGCAAAACCGAAGTGTATTTCGATGTGATGGAAAAAGTGCTGGCGGCGGGGCGGCAGGTGTTGTTTTTACTGCCAGAAATCAACCTCACGCCGCAGCTTTTGGCGCGGGTGTCGGCGCGTTTCGGCGATGTGCCGGCGGCGGTTTTGCACAGCCAGACCGCAGCGGGGCGGCGCACGCAGGACTATCTTCGCGCCATGACGGGTCAGGCGAAACTCGTAATCGGCACGCGGCTGGCGGTGTTTGCGCCGCTGCCCGATTTGGGCTTGATTGTGGTCGATGAAGAACACGACGGCTCGTTCAAACAGGACAACGAGTTGCGCTACCACGCCCGCGATCTGGCGGTGTGGCGGGCGCAGCAGAGCGGCTGCCCCGTGGTGCTGGGCAGTGCCACGCCGAGTTTGGAGAGCTGGCACAAAGCGCAAAGCGGCGCGTACCGCCTGCTCGAATTGGCCGAACGCGCCAACCCTGCCGCCAAGCCGCCGCAGGTGGAAATCTTAAACGTAGGCCGTCTGAAACTCGACAACGGCTTTTCGCCGCAGGCTTTGAAGCTGTTGAAAGACAATTTCGAGGCGGGCGGCATGTCGCTGGTTTACCTCAACCGGCGCGGTTTCGCCCCCGTGCTGTTTTGCGGCGACTGCGGCCACACTTTCGGCTGCCCCAACTGCTCGGCCAAAATGGTGCTGCACCAGCGCGCCCGCCAGATGCGCTGCCACCACTGCGACCACCGCGCCGCCATTCCGTTCAAATGCCCCGAATGCGGCAATCAGGACTTGACCGCCGTCGGCCACGGCACACAGCGCGTGGAAGAAACCCTGCGCGCCTTTCTGCCGCAGGCTTCCGTGGTGCGCGTCGATAGGGACAGCACTTCGCACAAAAACGACTGGGCGGAACTCTACCGCCGTATCGGCGAGGGCGGCATCGATATTCTGGTGGGCACGCAAATGCTCGCCAAAGGCCACGATTTCGCGCGGCTCAACCTTGTGATTGTGCTCAACGCCGACGGCAGCCTGTACAGCGCGGATTTCCGCGCCCCCGAGCGGCTGTTTGCCGAACTCATGCAGGTGTCGGGGCGGGCGGGACGCGCCGACACCCCCGGCCGCGTGCTGATTCAAACCCAAATCCCCGAACACGCCGTGTTTGCCGCCGTCAAAGCGCAGGATTACCGCCTGTTTGCCGACACCGAACTGGCCGAGCGCAAACTGTTTGCCATGCCGCCTTTCGGTTTTCAGACGGCCATACGCGCCGACGCGCCCGCCGTGGCCGAAGCGATGGCGTTTCTCAACGAAATCCGCGACAGCCTCGCCCCGCACCTGCCCGAGGGCGTAACCCAGTTCGGCGCAGCCCCCATGCTGATGGTGCGGCTGGCCGAACGCGAACGCGCCCAGATTTTCCTCGAATCGCCCTCGCGCAAGGCCTTGCACCAAGCGGTATCGATGTGGACAGACGCACTCAAAGCCAAGCGCGACGGCAAAATCAGATGGTCGGTTGATGTTGATCCGCAGGAGATGTGA
- a CDS encoding BolA family protein, which produces MLLPEQVKELIAAVVPCEHIEVEGDGHHFFAVIVSSAFEGKARLARHRLIKDGLAEKLASNELHALSVSVAATPAEWAAKNA; this is translated from the coding sequence ATGCTGTTACCCGAACAGGTCAAAGAGCTGATTGCCGCCGTCGTTCCCTGCGAACACATCGAAGTGGAGGGCGACGGCCACCACTTTTTCGCCGTCATCGTTTCCTCCGCCTTTGAAGGCAAAGCCCGCCTCGCCCGCCACCGCCTGATTAAAGACGGGCTGGCCGAGAAGCTGGCTTCCAACGAGCTGCACGCGCTTTCCGTTTCCGTGGCCGCCACGCCCGCCGAATGGGCGGCGAAAAACGCCTAA
- the hisB gene encoding imidazoleglycerol-phosphate dehydratase HisB — protein MATDKKAVRTENFLRLVKEAGNVSKLSRACGYKNPASLHQLKNRLDKNPENGRGISNVLAAKLEEGMGKPKGWMDRKHTERAPKAETPAPEAAQHTAAPLPVPFVPQQGGRCVTVTRNTSETQITITLNLDGTGQGRFDTGVPFLEHMLDQIARHGLIDLDITCKGDIHIDDHHTVEDIGITLGQALKQALGDKTGIRRYGHAYVPLDEALSRVVLDLSGRPGLVYNVNFVRAWIGRFDVDLFGEFFHGIVNHSMMTLHIDNLSGDNAHHQAETVFKAFGRALRMAVESDPRMSGRMPSTKGTLTD, from the coding sequence ATGGCCACAGACAAAAAAGCCGTCCGCACCGAAAACTTCCTGCGCCTGGTCAAAGAGGCCGGCAACGTGTCCAAACTCTCCCGCGCCTGCGGCTACAAAAACCCTGCCTCGCTGCACCAGCTCAAAAACCGTCTCGACAAAAACCCCGAAAACGGGCGCGGCATCTCCAACGTGCTGGCTGCCAAACTCGAAGAAGGCATGGGCAAACCCAAAGGCTGGATGGACAGGAAACACACCGAACGCGCCCCGAAAGCCGAAACCCCCGCGCCCGAAGCCGCGCAGCACACCGCCGCGCCCCTGCCCGTCCCCTTCGTGCCGCAGCAGGGCGGCCGCTGCGTAACCGTTACCCGCAACACCAGCGAAACCCAGATCACCATCACCCTGAACCTCGACGGCACCGGCCAAGGCCGCTTCGACACCGGCGTGCCCTTCCTCGAACACATGCTCGACCAAATCGCCCGCCACGGCCTCATCGATTTGGACATCACCTGCAAAGGCGACATCCACATCGACGACCACCACACCGTAGAAGACATCGGCATCACCCTCGGCCAGGCACTGAAACAGGCACTGGGCGACAAAACCGGCATCCGCCGCTACGGCCACGCCTACGTCCCGCTCGACGAAGCCCTCAGCCGCGTCGTCCTCGACCTCTCCGGCCGCCCCGGCCTCGTGTACAACGTCAACTTCGTCCGCGCCTGGATCGGCAGATTCGACGTGGATCTGTTCGGCGAATTCTTCCACGGCATCGTCAACCACAGCATGATGACCCTGCACATCGACAACCTCAGCGGCGACAACGCCCACCACCAGGCCGAAACCGTGTTCAAAGCCTTCGGCCGCGCCCTGCGCATGGCCGTGGAATCCGACCCGCGCATGAGCGGCAGGATGCCCTCCACCAAAGGCACGCTTACCGACTGA
- the folE2 gene encoding GTP cyclohydrolase FolE2, which produces MSAIADVQSSKDLRNLPINQVGIKDLRFPIQTATASGIQSTVARLTMTVRLPADQKGTHMSRFVALMESRQRPLDYGELQNLTQQMLELLGAEAGRISVSFPFFRSKSAPVSGIRSLLDYDVTISGEVSGGAYAYGLKVLVPVTSLCPCSKEISQYGAHNQRSHVTVSLICTEDVPPEDIIDIVEAQASCQLYGLLKRPDEKYVTERAYENPKFVEDMVRDVAVALRSDKRIASFTVESENFESIHNHSAYACISYP; this is translated from the coding sequence ATGAGTGCCATTGCCGACGTGCAAAGCAGCAAAGACCTGCGCAACCTGCCGATCAACCAGGTCGGCATCAAAGACCTCCGCTTCCCCATACAAACCGCCACCGCCTCCGGCATCCAGTCCACCGTTGCCCGCCTCACCATGACCGTGCGCCTGCCCGCCGACCAAAAAGGCACGCACATGTCGCGCTTCGTCGCCCTGATGGAAAGCCGCCAACGCCCGCTGGACTACGGCGAGTTGCAAAACCTCACCCAACAGATGCTCGAACTGCTCGGCGCGGAAGCGGGCAGAATCAGCGTCTCCTTCCCCTTCTTCCGCAGCAAATCCGCCCCCGTCTCCGGCATCCGCTCCCTGCTCGATTACGACGTAACCATCAGCGGCGAAGTATCCGGCGGCGCATACGCCTACGGCCTCAAAGTGCTCGTGCCCGTAACCAGCCTCTGCCCCTGCTCCAAGGAAATCTCGCAATACGGCGCGCACAACCAACGCTCGCACGTAACCGTCTCCCTTATCTGCACGGAAGACGTGCCGCCGGAAGACATCATCGACATTGTCGAAGCACAAGCCTCCTGCCAGCTCTACGGCCTGCTCAAACGCCCCGACGAAAAATACGTTACCGAACGCGCCTACGAAAACCCGAAATTCGTCGAAGACATGGTGCGCGACGTCGCCGTCGCCCTGCGCAGCGACAAACGCATCGCTTCGTTCACCGTCGAAAGCGAAAACTTCGAAAGCATCCACAACCACTCCGCCTACGCCTGCATTTCCTATCCGTAA
- the lolA gene encoding outer membrane lipoprotein chaperone LolA, translating into MKRTALILTLVAAFSAAYAGGIDALKKFNADTDGIAGTFSQTVKSKKKTQTSGGTFQILRPGLFRWEYTKPYKQTIVGDGKIIWLYDIDLKQVTKSDQSKAIGDSPAAILSDKNALDTSYTLKEDGTTDGIDYVLASPKKNNGGYQYIRIGFKGDTLAAMELKDGFGNQTAIRFSNIDTHPNPPRSAFAFTPPKGADVLSQ; encoded by the coding sequence ATGAAACGCACCGCACTCATCCTCACCCTCGTCGCCGCCTTCTCCGCCGCCTACGCCGGCGGCATCGACGCGCTGAAAAAATTCAACGCCGACACCGACGGCATCGCCGGCACATTCAGCCAAACCGTCAAAAGCAAAAAGAAAACGCAAACCTCCGGCGGCACCTTCCAAATCCTGCGCCCCGGCCTCTTCCGCTGGGAATACACCAAGCCCTACAAGCAAACCATCGTCGGCGACGGCAAAATCATCTGGCTTTACGACATTGATTTGAAACAGGTAACCAAATCCGACCAGTCCAAAGCCATCGGCGACAGCCCCGCCGCCATCCTCTCCGACAAAAACGCCCTCGACACCAGCTACACCCTGAAAGAAGACGGCACAACCGACGGCATCGACTACGTGCTCGCCAGCCCGAAAAAAAACAACGGCGGCTACCAATACATCCGCATCGGCTTCAAAGGCGACACCCTCGCCGCAATGGAGCTGAAAGACGGCTTCGGCAACCAAACCGCCATCCGCTTTTCCAACATCGACACCCACCCGAACCCCCCCCGCAGCGCATTCGCGTTCACCCCGCCCAAAGGCGCGGACGTATTGAGCCAGTAA